TCTGGGCAAGGCACCTTTCTTGTGCCAGGACTGCAACCAGCTTCTCCAAAAGGTAAGGACAACTCTTCCCTTTATGGCCTATATCTTTCCAGATGGTAAAATCATACCTGGACTTCAAGACTGTACAACAGGACTGTTTTCTACCATAAGCAGTACCACTACCTATCACCAAGGAACACCAAACTTTTCAGAAATGGCTAAGTGCTGtcacaacacagaaaaaaaacataaattaacAAAATACAATGGTACCTTTGCCTTCACACTACAATGTAACAAGTTGCAGTGCCTGAATAATGGAAGAACAATAAATGGTTCTCTCATCCCTCTCCTCACAGACATATCCACTGAGTGTGGGTAGGTTTTGCTATGTATTTTATCTCCAGAAGAACACAATGAAGTTGCAAATGGCAGTACTGAGCACACCAAAATGCCAGTGCAGTAGAGATAACACTGAAATTGTGATATAAATCTAATTTCAGTTTTCACCATAATACTCAGGATGTCTCCTCTTATCTctgttatattttatttttagcttgtGAAAGATGACaaatactgaaaagaaagagTAATTAGGCTATCTTAGTTGCCTCCTGGGACAGACATATATGTACTcatttggcttttctttttcttttaccttttatttttctgattagTCAATCCCTGTTACACCTCCTCAGGGAGATGCAAGGTGAGTtaggaagaagaaggtgaaggtTATCATGGAAAAGAGCAATCCTCCCTCTGTGGGAACTAGTTAAATAGTTATGGCTAGACTCAAGTGCAGACCTCTGATGGGAATCCCAGTGAAGGtcaaaagcagagaggaaaaaaagctgcaCTGAGATCTTAGGCAGTCTAAGCAGACAGATGTTTCTAGGCTTTAATGAGCAGTCTTGGCTCTGGGCCTTTCTTGGCAGAGCTGTTTAGGTTTAGTATTTTTCCTTGTAGTGCAAGGTATGGCTCTGGTTATCTGGCTTTGCTTACCTAACTGCAGATGATATTTCTATCTAAATAATAGCATGacaatgaagaaataaatagatAATCTGACAGTTGATGGATTAGGTCATAGGAAAAGCTGTGCCGCTGTAATCATGAAGagcaaaagtaaacaaaaataataatttcagtttAAGCAAGAGCTAGTTTAGAAAGCTTAAAATACAAATCTAATGGCACTCCCATGGCAAATTCTAGCCCTCCATCTTATACTTTTATTGTCATGGGGaataaaatgaaggaaaataatatgaaatcagctttttctttaGTAATTCCATCTTCAAGTCAGCCTGGTGGGAATCATGCCCCTACTTTGGAAACTAGTTTGAGTTCAACACTGTTGGGAATTTTGACAGTGAAATGCCTTAgtgaaaaatatagaaaattatAGATTTAGCAAAAAATGTCTTCGGTTTAAAGAGCAAAAAGGCTGCAAATGCAAAGTCTGTTATGAAACTGTGAAATCAGtgaatttgcattaaaaaaaagaaaaataaacttgttAAACACTTTGAAGCCTTTTAATCCTACGTACCAGGACACAATTTCCTTAATGAAATAGCCACTGCTGCACTTGGTGGAGAATACCTTTGTTCCTTGTCAGGCACATTGCAACTCTGATGTTCAGAGACTTGTTTCAATCTCTGTTCCTATATTTTTGGATGTATCATTTTTTGATGTCACAGCTGGTGAAATATAATAAGATGTCATGTACAGGCATGTTTTCATGGGGTAATCTGTCATTTCAGATGGCTTTTCGCTACTGTATTTCAGATTCTGGTCTTGGTGAAGGAATTGGAAATGTTTAGGTGGCTTAAGTATGAGCAGTCTTTGGAACTTGATCAGTTACAAGTCAGTAAAAAACTTTAGAGCCTTATACTGGCAAGTTATACAAATTCTCTACTCCTGTGTTCtcagttaattttctttaattttgacGGCTATCTGCTACTTTTCTTTGAAGCTCTTTTTTAGCACATTAGAATCTCATCCACCACTGGTTGGTTCAGCAAAGCTCAAAGCCCTTTCCAGAGCTAAGCGTGAAATCTGTTTTGTGATAAATATCTGATGGTGTAGAAGCACTGGGCTTGCTCCCAAGCTAAATTCATTTATAATGCACTAAAACACCTGCCTCTCTGTCATCACAAAGGCAGCTCCCTATTGTAAAGTACAATTCAGTCTCTCAGGCAAGATTCAGATTCCCTTTTTCCCCACTCTGCAGTAGAGGAACAGAGGTCCTTAGCAGCCAAAAGGACCTTCCTCCTTCTTCATTTACCCAGACTTATTTCCAAGTCACAAGACCTAAAACTCTTCAGAGCCCGTTGGAGAGGGTTTGTTTCCATGACACCAGTCCCTTCCCATAGCCACTCAATGCTCAGGATAATTATTTTACATGTCACCTGCGGACTGAAAGTGACAGATTTACATTAGGACTGTACCCAGGATCTCCAAATATACAGCCCAGCCATCACCATGGTGGGTGCCTCTAGATCAAGAGTAGAATACATTAGTGGGACACTGCTTCACACATTCCCACCTGTCTGATCTGTCCCATCAACAAATGGATTTTGCTCAATTTATGAGCCAGAGCAGAGACTCTGCTCTTCTCCCAAAGGCTGGACAGTGAATTTGGTCATGTAATGTTAAACACTGACCACCTTGCCAACAGGTATTAcaactgctgctgttgcagaaTGCAATGATCAGATTTTAGGAAAAAGTGCAACAAGGCATTAGAGACAGGTGAAGGCAGgacaaatatttataaatgtgCTGTGTAACACCTCAAAGACTTTTAAAACTTTGGGCTTAAGTTGTGGCCAACTTTCTTGTTGATCTCCACTAAGTTTGGATGAAGAATGAGTCAGTTACAAAAGCCAGAGAAGTTATTATCTCATAAATGTATTTCCTGTAAATAGTGAGTCCCTCTGTTCAGCACTGAAATTTAAGTGTAGTAAATAGTAAAAGtaaaatagaataaaacaaAGCTTACCTGAAGAGGCTGAAGAATCAAAAGTACTTCTGTCCTTCCTATTTGTCTTGAAGGGCTGAATGTCCTTTTCCCTGTAAGTTCCAAAGCCTTCAAAGCTTCTTCTTTTATTCCCACTTGCATCATTGTCCCGCTTCTCACTTGAGGAATTTATTTCACCAAACATGTCCAGGGACTCTGACCTTCCATTACTCTCAGTATTACCAGAGTATCTCTTTGTGCAAGAGTCAATAGGATCACTGCTTGAATCACTTTTATCTTTACTCTGTGACCACTGCTGGGCATCAGAAAGTGATAGCGTAGACAGCGTATCCACTTCAAAGTTATTCTTTGAGCCTTTGTGCCCGGTTTCACAATGCTGGTGCTTCTGCTTCTCCTTGTGCTTGCTCTTCTCGTTGAGCAAGGACAGGTCTTTGTCAGAGCCACTCAGCCTCTCGTTGATGGTGTGGCTGGAGAAGCCAGTGGACTTGCTAGCAAAGAGACCACTCAGATCTTCGTGAGTCCCCAATATCCGCTCATCCTTATGCTTGTGCTTATGTTTGTGTTTCCTTTTGTGAAGTCGGCCACTTGAAAGGCTCGTTCCTCCAACCTTTGGAGGAGCCAAAGAGGACTGCATGTCTCCAAggcccattcccacaggggtCTGTAGGTGCACTCCGTGTTTTACTTTGTGTTTGGCAGTGGTGGACATCTTCATATGAGAGCTTGCATGGAATTGGGGTGGGGGCACGGTAGGTCTCATAAATGGGGAAGCCGCTCCAAGCGTGTGAGACAGGTACAAAGGAGCTGGATACTGACCGTAGTAACCAAGATTCATCATAGGCATTGATGTGTAAGGCATTCCATAGGGTGCATAGTAACTCCCACTGGGAATAGGGTAACCGAACCCTTGTAAAAAAGGCACCTTTGTCATGGTGTCATTGGTTTTGGCAGGTCTACCACGCTTCTTCTTAGACTTCATATCAGAGGTCCTGCGAAGATAGAGCAATGGGTCATACTGGATGTATGGCACAGGGTAGTAGTGATCAAAATTAATCCTGAAGATGCTGGGATATGGATTTTCATGATAAAATGTATAACTTCTATGGGAAATCCTGAACACTTGAAACTTATTGATGAGTTCCTCAAGGTCTGCCAGAAACTGGAGGTCATCTCTGTTCtgcaggctttttcttttcctcttgtgCTTTGGCTTTTTAATACTTTCATGAGAGAGAAAGTTATCCACAATGAGATGTTTCTGCCTGTGACCATGCCTGTTCTTTGTGCTGGTGTCAGATGGGATAGCCTCTGGGTTGTCGAGGGTGCAGAAATCGAAGGAGTATCTCCGGCGGGATTCTGAGCTTTTCTCGGCTTGGTCAGAGGTGCTGTTGTTGTCTGTACCTATCCCACTGTCGCTCGGTATGGTTTCCTCACTGTGAGACTCGCTCACTGGCGACAGCGTGACTTCTTTCAGAGAACCTATTTCACAGAGGTGAGAAGGTGAATTAGCCATTAGCCTGGGTGGAGACAGCTTCCAAGTTCCACTGTGCATTCCTTTCTGGGTTTTTGTAGGAAGAGCACTGATAGGTTGAAGATTTGGCATAGTTTTTAACTCTGAAAAATTAGTTTCAGTGCTTGCAGGGCTGAGGTTGCCATTGATCCCCACTAATTGTGTTGAAAGCGGATGAATAGCTGCTGGTGACGACGCCACAAGTGACTGCAAGTTGGAAGGCACTGCTGGGTTTTCTGGCTGGCTGGAAACAGGCCTTGAGTGCTTGATGGCTGTCTTAGGTTCTtctggctgaggctgcagctctgcccttggCTTTCTGCCCCGTTTTTTACCTATGTAGATAGTCCCCCTCTTGCTGACATTAATCTGCTTCCCTAGTCTGGCATCAATAGTGGTTGGCCCAGCACTAGATGGTGGCTGGACTTTTGCTTTCAGAGCtatgctgctggagcaggaggacaAGATCTGATTGAGAATGTTCTTCCTCTTGAgggttttcattttattaatggTCTTGATGGTCTTCTTATCCAAGACCCCAAGTTTCCCGACCTTTTTGTGAAATTTGAGTTCACTGATGGACTTGTCCTCTCCTGGAACCATCTGAGCAAACTTGGCCAgattccttctccttttccttttctttgttcctgGAAATTCACGATTGATTGGACTCACTGGGCTGGTGGAGGTCCCCTCATGAATGGTTTCAACAGTGAGCAAAGGCTGTTTCTTTGGTCgtcctctttttttcttgacagGTGTGATCACAGTAAGACTGTCTGTATTGGTATACAGAGGGCTGGATGGTGTGATGGGATAGGCTGAAGGAGGCTCCACCATCAGCTTCTCAGATGTTGTCAGGGAGGGCTCCCGAAGAATAGATTTAGGTTTGCTGCAGGTCCACCGACGCTTAGCTGCATGTTTGGGGTGCTGGACGTCAGGCGATTTGCCAGCTGTGGAAAGACTGGTGGGTAGGAGAGTAGATGTCACCGGTAGAGGTTTTCTTAGTCGGGCGGCACTGTTGGGGGGCGCTTTGTCCATGAACACACCACTGTCAATAGCTACTAGGGGGGACTCATTTTCAATCACTTTCCCTGGCTTTGTGGCTCGAAGATCTTTTTTACTCCCCTCTGGTTGAGAGCTGGTCCTGTTTGCCATTTCATTGCTCAAAGCAAGCACGGAAGGTAGGCTTTTCTCCTGGATAGTTTTCTCTATGGAGGATTTAATGGAttgcctctttttccttttgtggcCAGATGCATCTGCTGTCGGAGACTTTATTGGGATAGTAATTCGTACGTGATTGGTGTCACTTTCACAAGTGCTGGCAGAAACAGAATTCTGCTTCAAGGGTGATGTATCCATCATGCTGTCCATCGAGTAAGactcctttttcccttccatgCTGTCATGGGATTTGCTGTCAAATGCTTTCTGAGCGCTCTTTACCCACTCGATGTCTGTGGTTTGGATGGTTTGGCTCATCAAGTCCTTTTTGCTGGACTTCTTCTTCATACTTCCAGTGGGCTGCTCAGGGGCCTCCAGCTGCACACCTCCCTCTTGATCTCCAAGAGGCAAAAGCCCATTGCAGTCGGGGGCACTGCTCGGCTGGGTGGCGGTGCTGATGCCGTTGGGTGATGGGACTGCACTGCAAATTGCCAGCTCTTTACTGCTGACAGACAGCTGCCCCcacgtgctgctgctgcaggacttcTTGGCCTGGGATTTGCTGTAGGAAACTCCTGCTTCCAGAGTAGAGATCTTGGTGGCACTAATTGCTTCTCTACTGGGCTCTGCGTTGATGAAGCAACTCTGAGAAGCAGGTCCAGTGTCGGAGCTCGCTGACCAGTCAATGTGGTGCTGGTTGCTACTTTTCTGCTGGTGCTTTGATTTTAAGGTGTCACTGGTGAAGTCTTGTTGGAGGCCCGGATCATAGTGCAGAGCAGCATGTTTTTGTGGCCTGTCATAAACCTGGAAAGGGAgcagaaaataaacaggaaaacagtTTAGTTTAGCAGTCTGTTCATAACCACTGCAGCTCTTTGTTTATGCAGTGAATATCAACAATGCCTTTGTAAAAGTTAGGAACCTTTACAAAATCTTCCTATACTTGCATTTAGATTTCATGCACCATAAACATGTTTTGTTTGGTTCCCCTACTCTAAAAACAGTGGAAATAGTTCTATAAATGTAAAATTGCTAAGGGAACATATTctattgatttttaatttaaaacacgAGTGAAATAATCCCTTTCAATAGATGAATGGTGAAACTCAGCCTCCTGGTGAGAATGCCTTTTTTCTGACAAATAATCGCTCACAGAACTTGAGGCTCAACAGCAGCAATTAAACTCATTATTGTAAAcaagaaaactaaaaaattaTCTTGGAAGCTGTAACAAACAAGACGAAAACCCTTGGGTCCACTTCCCTATGCAGGCAGATTCTGCAAAGATTTACTTGAATTTCCACATGGAAGTCATCCCTGCATGCTTAGTCCTTAAAATCATGTGTGAGGCAATTAAAGTGTGTGAGGCACACTTGGCAGGTTCAAGATTTGCATTACTCCCTTTCCATTTTAAAACTCTGCTCTTTGCAATCTTGGTGAGAGATATTTTCAACATGATTTCTACTCTGACAGGAGCTCTTCAAGCCACAGAGGTTACAGTAAGGGCAGAATTATGCTGAAGACTGTTACAGAGCAAAAGAAACTCTACTGTTTTTATCTTGGTGAGTCTCCagctaaaaaaattatttactacagctgtaactttttccttttaaagcaaaagtatctatccttttgttttttactttctttgttTGATCTGTTGTTTTGgagtgtggtttttttggtggtttttttttggtttttttttttttttttttttttttttttttttttttttttgtaaagctCTGGGTCAGACCGTACAACTGCTTTTGTACACCTAGTACTACAAACAGTACTAGGTGTACGAACTACAGACGCTGTTGTGAATGTCAAATAAATAATGagactttaaataaaaacataaccaaggaaagaaaagtagATAATAATTGCTGTGTGTGTTGTGTTCCTGCAAACACCCTGCTACAATAAAGTTTCTATTGGTAGCCCATTAGATCTCCCTTTGGCATGTTTGCAACAGAAATTTTGGGGCAAGCAGGCAAAAGGGCATGAGAGAGCTCGGAGTTGGGAAATGGGGAGTCCCTAGCTCTGAGCAACTTTGGAGAAGTTTGAAAAGGACTAGACAACACAAAGACTATGGCACATTATTTAGTGGCCACTAAACATGCACATTATTGACAAATTGATGCTGAGCTATCTTTCATGCCCATATAAATATAGACATGTGGCTTTCCTGGAATAGGCAATAACGATGAAGTTTTCTGGTCTGTTGTCTGAGCAGCAACCAGGGACTCTTAAATCCTGTGGATAGTTCAGCTGTCGTGCACATGGAGCAGCTATGCTCAGGGAAAACAGAGATTTCCAGGAATTGTGGAGTGAGAGAACGAAAGCACGCAGCTGTGGCGGAGCTGCAGATGTCGTGGGTGACAGACAcccagcttcctcagcctgAGAAAAGAGCTGAAAGCATAAACAGCCCTTGGGGAATgaatccttctcctcct
This genomic window from Prinia subflava isolate CZ2003 ecotype Zambia chromosome Z, Cam_Psub_1.2, whole genome shotgun sequence contains:
- the SETBP1 gene encoding SET-binding protein isoform X1, whose translation is MEPRETLSSSRQRGGEADFLPAAVTSTKPSPVSGCAGETMLSSAGVGKGIPVSTERLEPEEEDELGSGRDVDSTSNADSEKWVAGDGLEEQEFSIKEANFTEGSLKLKIQTTKRAKKPPKNLENYICPPEIKITIKQSGEQKLSRTGKNSKTAKEEDRSHSKKKGKVTGDAKLLMSCGCRKGKNSQVKDSDQSQMKNLGRECGFPVQSPVTKSMNKVYDRPQKHAALHYDPGLQQDFTSDTLKSKHQQKSSNQHHIDWSASSDTGPASQSCFINAEPSREAISATKISTLEAGVSYSKSQAKKSCSSSTWGQLSVSSKELAICSAVPSPNGISTATQPSSAPDCNGLLPLGDQEGGVQLEAPEQPTGSMKKKSSKKDLMSQTIQTTDIEWVKSAQKAFDSKSHDSMEGKKESYSMDSMMDTSPLKQNSVSASTCESDTNHVRITIPIKSPTADASGHKRKKRQSIKSSIEKTIQEKSLPSVLALSNEMANRTSSQPEGSKKDLRATKPGKVIENESPLVAIDSGVFMDKAPPNSAARLRKPLPVTSTLLPTSLSTAGKSPDVQHPKHAAKRRWTCSKPKSILREPSLTTSEKLMVEPPSAYPITPSSPLYTNTDSLTVITPVKKKRGRPKKQPLLTVETIHEGTSTSPVSPINREFPGTKKRKRRRNLAKFAQMVPGEDKSISELKFHKKVGKLGVLDKKTIKTINKMKTLKRKNILNQILSSCSSSIALKAKVQPPSSAGPTTIDARLGKQINVSKRGTIYIGKKRGRKPRAELQPQPEEPKTAIKHSRPVSSQPENPAVPSNLQSLVASSPAAIHPLSTQLVGINGNLSPASTETNFSELKTMPNLQPISALPTKTQKGMHSGTWKLSPPRLMANSPSHLCEIGSLKEVTLSPVSESHSEETIPSDSGIGTDNNSTSDQAEKSSESRRRYSFDFCTLDNPEAIPSDTSTKNRHGHRQKHLIVDNFLSHESIKKPKHKRKRKSLQNRDDLQFLADLEELINKFQVFRISHRSYTFYHENPYPSIFRINFDHYYPVPYIQYDPLLYLRRTSDMKSKKKRGRPAKTNDTMTKVPFLQGFGYPIPSGSYYAPYGMPYTSMPMMNLGYYGQYPAPLYLSHTLGAASPFMRPTVPPPQFHASSHMKMSTTAKHKVKHGVHLQTPVGMGLGDMQSSLAPPKVGGTSLSSGRLHKRKHKHKHKHKDERILGTHEDLSGLFASKSTGFSSHTINERLSGSDKDLSLLNEKSKHKEKQKHQHCETGHKGSKNNFEVDTLSTLSLSDAQQWSQSKDKSDSSSDPIDSCTKRYSGNTESNGRSESLDMFGEINSSSEKRDNDASGNKRRSFEGFGTYREKDIQPFKTNRKDRSTFDSSASSGIAGPHLKADQTSLHGKMESSACNVMTRRKPAAVDSVAMPSPVLSLLPSSSATSEAASSPLKKRFKRREIEAIQCEVRKMCNYTKILSTKKNLDHVNKILKAKRLQRQSKTGNNFVKKRRGRPRKQPLSFDEDSRDQMPVLEKCVDLPSKRGQRPTLNPLILEQAATQDTIMATIEAVIHMARETPPLPPPLPPPPPPLPLPLPRAPRVGKRKNKSPQEEEEDVKVKRHRKGRGSESEGLP
- the SETBP1 gene encoding SET-binding protein isoform X2 is translated as MEPRETLSSSRQRGGEADFLPAAVTSTKPSPVSGCAGETMLSSAGVGKGIPVSTERLEPEEEDELGSGRDVDSTSNADSEKWVAGDGLEEQEFSIKEANFTEGSLKLKIQTTKRAKKPPKNLENYICPPEIKITIKQSGEQKLSRTGKNSKTAKEEDRSHSKKKGKVTGDAKLLMSCGCRKGKNSQVKDSDQVYDRPQKHAALHYDPGLQQDFTSDTLKSKHQQKSSNQHHIDWSASSDTGPASQSCFINAEPSREAISATKISTLEAGVSYSKSQAKKSCSSSTWGQLSVSSKELAICSAVPSPNGISTATQPSSAPDCNGLLPLGDQEGGVQLEAPEQPTGSMKKKSSKKDLMSQTIQTTDIEWVKSAQKAFDSKSHDSMEGKKESYSMDSMMDTSPLKQNSVSASTCESDTNHVRITIPIKSPTADASGHKRKKRQSIKSSIEKTIQEKSLPSVLALSNEMANRTSSQPEGSKKDLRATKPGKVIENESPLVAIDSGVFMDKAPPNSAARLRKPLPVTSTLLPTSLSTAGKSPDVQHPKHAAKRRWTCSKPKSILREPSLTTSEKLMVEPPSAYPITPSSPLYTNTDSLTVITPVKKKRGRPKKQPLLTVETIHEGTSTSPVSPINREFPGTKKRKRRRNLAKFAQMVPGEDKSISELKFHKKVGKLGVLDKKTIKTINKMKTLKRKNILNQILSSCSSSIALKAKVQPPSSAGPTTIDARLGKQINVSKRGTIYIGKKRGRKPRAELQPQPEEPKTAIKHSRPVSSQPENPAVPSNLQSLVASSPAAIHPLSTQLVGINGNLSPASTETNFSELKTMPNLQPISALPTKTQKGMHSGTWKLSPPRLMANSPSHLCEIGSLKEVTLSPVSESHSEETIPSDSGIGTDNNSTSDQAEKSSESRRRYSFDFCTLDNPEAIPSDTSTKNRHGHRQKHLIVDNFLSHESIKKPKHKRKRKSLQNRDDLQFLADLEELINKFQVFRISHRSYTFYHENPYPSIFRINFDHYYPVPYIQYDPLLYLRRTSDMKSKKKRGRPAKTNDTMTKVPFLQGFGYPIPSGSYYAPYGMPYTSMPMMNLGYYGQYPAPLYLSHTLGAASPFMRPTVPPPQFHASSHMKMSTTAKHKVKHGVHLQTPVGMGLGDMQSSLAPPKVGGTSLSSGRLHKRKHKHKHKHKDERILGTHEDLSGLFASKSTGFSSHTINERLSGSDKDLSLLNEKSKHKEKQKHQHCETGHKGSKNNFEVDTLSTLSLSDAQQWSQSKDKSDSSSDPIDSCTKRYSGNTESNGRSESLDMFGEINSSSEKRDNDASGNKRRSFEGFGTYREKDIQPFKTNRKDRSTFDSSASSGIAGPHLKADQTSLHGKMESSACNVMTRRKPAAVDSVAMPSPVLSLLPSSSATSEAASSPLKKRFKRREIEAIQCEVRKMCNYTKILSTKKNLDHVNKILKAKRLQRQSKTGNNFVKKRRGRPRKQPLSFDEDSRDQMPVLEKCVDLPSKRGQRPTLNPLILEQAATQDTIMATIEAVIHMARETPPLPPPLPPPPPPLPLPLPRAPRVGKRKNKSPQEEEEDVKVKRHRKGRGSESEGLP